From Streptomyces sp. NBC_00690, a single genomic window includes:
- a CDS encoding phosphatase PAP2 family protein: protein MPYAVSRHRPRWWTELLLLAVVYVAYSAGRLVARGDVNTAVDHGLAILRAEKALFLDAETPLNRLFTDVPAIGIPSDFIYASLHYLVTPAILIWLFRRRPARYRAARTWLMLSTLLGLVGFTLVPTCPPRLLDASHGFVDTMAQYSSYGWWGAEASAPRGLGGLTNQYAAMPSLHVGWALWCGVLLWRHGKTPLMKTLAVAYPLITTIVVMGTANHYFLDAVAGAAVMGIGALLTRPAIRLADRVRQRFTRQPVTAATTVNSPVVGAGCQTAPGERIPGQRNPSADADDSTAAAAR, encoded by the coding sequence ATGCCGTACGCCGTGTCTCGACACCGGCCACGCTGGTGGACTGAATTGCTCCTGCTCGCCGTCGTCTACGTGGCCTACTCGGCCGGACGGCTCGTGGCCCGTGGGGACGTGAACACCGCCGTCGACCACGGTCTGGCGATACTCCGGGCCGAGAAGGCACTCTTCCTCGACGCCGAGACCCCGCTGAACCGGCTCTTCACCGACGTCCCGGCCATCGGCATACCGTCCGACTTCATCTACGCGTCACTGCACTACCTCGTCACCCCCGCCATCCTGATCTGGCTCTTCCGCCGCCGCCCCGCCCGCTACCGGGCGGCCCGCACCTGGCTGATGCTCTCCACCCTCCTCGGACTCGTCGGCTTCACCCTCGTCCCCACTTGCCCGCCGCGGCTCCTCGACGCCAGCCACGGATTCGTCGACACGATGGCCCAGTACAGCTCGTACGGCTGGTGGGGCGCCGAAGCGAGCGCACCGCGTGGACTCGGCGGACTCACCAACCAGTACGCCGCCATGCCGAGCCTCCACGTCGGCTGGGCCCTGTGGTGCGGAGTGCTCCTATGGCGCCACGGCAAGACCCCGCTGATGAAGACGCTCGCCGTCGCGTACCCCCTGATCACCACCATCGTGGTGATGGGCACCGCCAACCACTACTTCCTCGACGCCGTCGCCGGCGCCGCCGTGATGGGGATCGGCGCCCTGCTCACCCGCCCCGCGATCCGGCTCGCCGACCGGGTGCGCCAGCGCTTCACCCGACAGCCGGTCACCGCCGCAACCACCGTGAACTCCCCCGTTGTCGGTGCCGGATGCCAGACTGCGCCGGGTGAGCGAATCCCTGGACAGCGGAACCCCTCCGCCGACGCCGACGACAGCACTGCGGCAGCGGCTCGCTGA
- a CDS encoding histidine phosphatase family protein translates to MAPRILLVRHGQTEWSLLGRHTGRTDIPLIEEGKRGATLLGDRLGRSPWSGLPDVEVRTSPLSRAAETCELAGFGERATEWDALMEWDYGQYEGMTPAQIKEVAGPDWLIWRNGVPAGETLAEVGARADEVIDWAKSADRDVLVFAHGHILRVLVARWLSLEPSFAAHVKLDPASLSVLGWAYGEPALNHWNDVSHLES, encoded by the coding sequence ATGGCACCGCGCATCCTGCTCGTCCGGCACGGCCAGACCGAATGGTCCCTGCTCGGCAGGCATACCGGCAGGACCGACATTCCCCTCATCGAAGAGGGCAAGCGAGGGGCGACCCTGCTCGGCGACCGGCTGGGGCGCTCTCCCTGGTCGGGATTGCCGGACGTGGAGGTCCGCACAAGTCCGCTGTCGCGTGCCGCGGAGACCTGTGAGCTGGCCGGTTTTGGAGAGCGTGCGACCGAGTGGGACGCGCTGATGGAGTGGGACTACGGGCAGTACGAGGGGATGACCCCCGCCCAGATCAAGGAGGTCGCCGGGCCGGACTGGCTGATCTGGCGCAACGGCGTGCCTGCGGGCGAGACGCTGGCCGAGGTGGGTGCCCGGGCTGACGAGGTCATCGACTGGGCCAAGTCGGCGGACCGGGACGTACTGGTGTTCGCACACGGGCACATCCTTCGGGTGCTGGTGGCCCGGTGGCTCTCGCTGGAGCCCTCGTTCGCAGCGCACGTGAAGCTGGACCCGGCGTCGCTGTCGGTCCTGGGGTGGGCTTACGGGGAGCCGGCCCTGAACCACTGGAACGACGTGTCCCACCTGGAGTCCTGA
- a CDS encoding bifunctional DNA primase/polymerase, with the protein MDDPAGSIDPGAGWLASAGPDPRDTLDLWETRPAAPAVLPCGGVFDVVNVPAVFGRRMLARLCEEGPGSGPVAMHRGRALIFAAPGTAARLPALLGWEEWGDRVPPLFCHGPGDAVTVPPPAPSVRAACGSRWLIAPNSRHPWLPGPEVVLWACVRAARTAATNGGRMSIFPHPDQGAKVYDVSRRR; encoded by the coding sequence ATGGACGACCCCGCCGGCAGCATCGACCCCGGTGCGGGCTGGCTCGCCTCTGCGGGGCCCGATCCACGTGACACGCTCGATCTGTGGGAGACGCGCCCGGCTGCGCCGGCCGTGCTGCCGTGCGGCGGGGTGTTCGACGTCGTCAACGTTCCCGCCGTCTTCGGGCGCCGGATGCTCGCCCGGCTGTGCGAGGAGGGGCCGGGTTCCGGGCCGGTGGCCATGCATCGCGGGCGGGCGTTGATCTTCGCCGCGCCCGGCACGGCCGCCCGGCTGCCGGCGCTGCTGGGCTGGGAGGAATGGGGTGATCGGGTGCCGCCACTGTTCTGCCACGGCCCGGGGGACGCGGTGACGGTTCCGCCGCCGGCGCCGAGCGTCCGAGCGGCCTGTGGATCGCGCTGGCTGATCGCCCCGAACAGCCGGCATCCCTGGCTGCCCGGCCCCGAGGTGGTGCTGTGGGCCTGTGTGCGGGCGGCTCGCACGGCGGCCACGAACGGCGGGCGGATGTCGATTTTTCCCCATCCCGATCAGGGTGCTAAGGTCTACGACGTCAGCAGGCGCCGCTAG
- a CDS encoding M6 family metalloprotease domain-containing protein produces MRSAAAALTSLMALAATSLVAGPAVAKTSSASCALPRTGAHHSLGLDTWNSAYPRPTGVLDAVMVFLSFPDASPQYAPSELAADHFPTTGDFFKRASYGQFSLRTEPQRTWVRMPKPSTAYGVSRDWEPDKRNTYLRDALAAADPTVDFSRYDVVYLVADPEAPGVDSDATKVVNLDRPLRADDSRIRRVVTVFERHPPDRNVLAHETGHVFDLPDLYHRPTDGKGDWDTHVGDWDVMGSQFGMAPDLFGWHKWKLGWLPGRAVRCITRPELITLEPIAAPAPGGSLGTRLAVVRTGPDTALAIEARGAVGNDRTLCTEGVLLYRVRADTVSGGGPIEVVDTHPNSEACWDRSVYPELADAPLGVGETFTVPGERTRVEVADRSESGAWTVKITTG; encoded by the coding sequence CTGCGCAGCGCGGCAGCGGCCCTCACCTCCCTGATGGCGCTCGCCGCCACCTCCCTGGTCGCCGGCCCCGCCGTCGCCAAGACCTCGTCCGCCTCCTGCGCGCTGCCGCGCACGGGCGCCCACCACTCGCTGGGCCTCGACACCTGGAACTCCGCCTACCCCCGGCCGACCGGCGTCCTCGATGCGGTGATGGTCTTCCTCTCCTTCCCCGACGCCTCACCCCAGTACGCACCGTCCGAACTCGCCGCCGACCACTTCCCCACCACCGGCGACTTCTTCAAGCGCGCGTCCTACGGGCAGTTCTCGCTCCGCACCGAACCCCAGCGCACCTGGGTACGGATGCCCAAGCCGTCGACCGCCTACGGAGTGAGCCGGGACTGGGAGCCCGACAAACGAAACACCTATCTACGGGACGCCCTTGCGGCAGCGGACCCCACGGTCGACTTCTCCCGCTACGACGTCGTCTATCTGGTGGCCGACCCCGAGGCGCCGGGGGTCGACTCCGACGCCACCAAGGTCGTCAACCTCGACCGGCCGCTGCGTGCCGACGACAGCCGGATCAGACGCGTCGTCACCGTCTTCGAGCGGCACCCGCCCGACCGCAATGTGCTCGCCCATGAGACGGGACACGTCTTCGACCTGCCCGACCTCTACCACCGCCCCACCGACGGCAAGGGCGACTGGGACACCCACGTGGGGGACTGGGACGTCATGGGCAGCCAGTTCGGCATGGCCCCCGACCTCTTCGGCTGGCACAAGTGGAAGCTCGGGTGGCTACCGGGACGCGCCGTGCGCTGCATCACCCGCCCCGAACTGATCACCCTGGAGCCGATCGCAGCACCCGCCCCCGGCGGAAGCCTTGGCACCCGGCTGGCGGTGGTGCGAACCGGACCGGACACCGCCCTGGCCATCGAGGCCCGGGGTGCCGTGGGCAACGACCGGACCTTGTGCACCGAAGGGGTGCTGCTCTACCGAGTCCGGGCGGACACGGTCTCCGGGGGTGGACCCATCGAGGTCGTGGACACCCACCCGAACAGCGAGGCGTGCTGGGACCGGTCCGTCTACCCGGAACTGGCCGATGCGCCGCTGGGTGTGGGGGAGACCTTCACCGTGCCGGGAGAGCGCACACGGGTGGAGGTGGCGGACCGCTCGGAGTCCGGAGCCTGGACCGTCAAGATCACCACGGGGTAG
- a CDS encoding putative bifunctional diguanylate cyclase/phosphodiesterase, producing MSGTSEGTGRKGAAAPDQTEQKITEGHVFSPSAPPLAELREYQAVFETAPLAMALVDRGGLILCANPALAALFGTAAGVLIGRAADDLVKLSADRRIRHAYREVLHGRRSRFRCTRRLKHPDGGTLWAEITLAPVEGSRRLLLSVADISDRRELRARLRHLQMHDAVTRLPNRTLFFERLTAALDSSAYDDGCTGRIGLCYLDLDGFKAVNDTLGHRVGDRLLAAVAGRLTECVENDGYTHGGGHLVARLGGDEFAVLVEDSLGTEQLGELAQSVLLALQQPFDLDGQRLSVSASIGVVERSVTGTTATGLMQAADTTLYWAKADGKARWTLFDPERNAHQVTRQALSSTLRPAVERGEFTLEYQPLVGLSDGVTRGVEALVRWNHPQFGMLAPNRFIGIAEEDGSIVQLGRWVLRTACRQARQWQCDHPEADPLFVSVNVAVRQVWDSDLVADVAEILAETGLAPELLQLELTESAVMGSAGRPLQALQALSDMGVQIAIDDFGTGYSNLAYLSRLPVSALKLDGAFVRGFQDEAHPNPADEMIVEALAQLAHRLGLTVTAECVETSGQASRLRKIGCDLGQGWLYSRAVSADRIGQMLGADPLSA from the coding sequence GTGAGCGGAACCTCCGAAGGAACAGGGCGAAAGGGAGCTGCGGCCCCCGACCAAACGGAGCAGAAGATCACGGAGGGTCACGTATTCTCCCCCTCCGCGCCGCCCCTCGCCGAACTGCGCGAGTACCAGGCCGTGTTCGAGACGGCACCGCTCGCCATGGCCCTCGTCGACCGCGGCGGACTGATCCTCTGCGCCAATCCCGCCCTCGCCGCACTCTTCGGCACCGCGGCCGGCGTGCTGATCGGGCGGGCCGCGGACGACCTCGTCAAGCTCTCGGCCGACCGCCGCATCCGACACGCCTACCGCGAGGTCCTGCACGGCCGGCGCTCCCGCTTCCGCTGCACACGACGGCTCAAGCACCCCGATGGGGGCACGCTGTGGGCGGAGATCACCCTTGCGCCGGTCGAGGGGAGCCGTCGACTGCTGTTGTCGGTCGCGGACATCAGTGACCGCCGCGAACTACGGGCCCGGCTGCGGCACCTCCAGATGCACGACGCGGTGACCCGGCTGCCCAACCGGACGCTGTTCTTCGAGCGGTTGACGGCCGCGCTCGACTCATCGGCGTACGACGACGGCTGCACGGGCCGCATCGGACTGTGCTATCTCGACCTGGACGGCTTCAAGGCGGTCAACGACACGCTGGGGCACCGGGTCGGGGACCGACTGCTCGCAGCGGTTGCCGGCCGGCTCACCGAATGCGTGGAGAACGACGGCTACACCCACGGCGGGGGCCATCTGGTGGCCCGGCTCGGGGGCGACGAGTTCGCCGTACTGGTCGAGGACTCACTCGGTACGGAGCAGTTGGGCGAGCTCGCCCAGTCGGTGCTGCTCGCCCTTCAGCAGCCCTTCGACCTCGATGGCCAGCGGTTGTCGGTGTCGGCTTCGATCGGGGTGGTGGAGCGGTCCGTCACCGGGACCACGGCCACCGGTCTGATGCAGGCCGCGGACACCACCCTCTACTGGGCGAAGGCCGACGGGAAGGCCCGTTGGACCCTCTTCGACCCCGAACGCAACGCCCATCAGGTGACCAGGCAGGCCCTGTCGTCCACGCTGCGACCCGCGGTGGAGCGGGGCGAATTCACCTTGGAGTACCAACCCCTGGTGGGGCTCTCGGACGGTGTCACCCGAGGGGTGGAGGCGCTGGTTCGTTGGAACCACCCTCAATTCGGGATGCTGGCGCCGAATCGGTTCATCGGCATCGCGGAGGAGGACGGCTCCATCGTGCAGTTGGGGCGCTGGGTCCTGCGTACCGCCTGTCGTCAGGCACGGCAGTGGCAGTGCGACCACCCGGAGGCCGATCCGCTGTTCGTGAGCGTCAACGTCGCCGTACGCCAGGTCTGGGACTCGGACCTGGTGGCCGATGTCGCGGAGATCCTGGCCGAGACCGGGCTGGCGCCGGAGCTGTTGCAGTTGGAGTTGACGGAGTCCGCGGTGATGGGTTCCGCCGGTCGCCCACTCCAGGCCCTCCAGGCGTTGAGCGACATGGGCGTGCAGATCGCCATCGACGACTTCGGCACCGGGTACTCGAACCTCGCCTACCTCAGCCGGTTGCCGGTGTCGGCGCTCAAGCTGGACGGGGCGTTCGTCCGGGGCTTCCAGGACGAGGCCCATCCCAATCCGGCGGACGAGATGATCGTGGAGGCGCTCGCCCAACTAGCGCACCGGCTGGGGCTGACGGTCACTGCGGAGTGTGTGGAGACCTCGGGCCAGGCGTCCCGGCTCCGCAAGATCGGCTGTGATCTCGGCCAGGGCTGGTTGTACTCACGGGCGGTGTCGGCGGACCGCATCGGGCAGATGCTCGGCGCCGATCCGCTCTCCGCCTGA
- a CDS encoding glycosyl hydrolase family 18 protein, translated as MLSRKPLIAALTTAAVAAGVAAGFAVNGTANATAPASAAPTGGVKIAYYDQWSVYGNAFFPKHLDTRGIASKLDIINYSFGNIHPTDHTCFMANKAAGDDNNPNAGDGAGDSFADYTKTFGAADSVDGVADRWDQPIAGAFNQFKELKAKYPHLKLNISLGGWTYSKYFHDAAKTDASRKKLVTSCINQYIKGDLPVSEGFGGPGTAAGIFDGIDIDWEYPGTNTGHLGNNYGPEDKANFTLLLAEFRKQLDAHGAANGGKKYLLTAAMPAGQDKIKHIETDKVGAYLDYANIMTYDMHGSWAGNGPTYHQSPLTSPASDPTDPIAPGTQKYSIKNTVDAWLDGNPAYGIAGGFPANKLTLGYELYYRGWKGVPAGTKNGLGQTATGGSAPRPLSQQAGIAQYKELAGIVDNPATTFWDAEAQSAYFYKDGEFFTGLDKRTIQARADYGRSRGLGGSMLYSLLGLDTNTTLLNDIVAAVGATPHSPNPGTPSPSAPVTNSPSPGTPSPSLPGGTCSVAAWSAGSTYNAGTLVSHKGRTWKAGWWNQGEEPGTTGEWGVWRDQGAC; from the coding sequence GTGCTCTCCCGTAAACCCTTGATCGCGGCCTTGACGACTGCGGCGGTTGCCGCAGGCGTCGCGGCGGGCTTTGCCGTTAACGGCACGGCCAACGCGACCGCTCCTGCCTCCGCCGCCCCCACCGGTGGAGTCAAGATCGCGTACTACGACCAGTGGAGCGTGTACGGCAACGCCTTCTTCCCCAAGCACCTGGACACCCGGGGTATTGCGAGCAAGTTGGACATCATCAACTACTCGTTCGGCAACATCCACCCCACCGACCACACGTGCTTCATGGCGAACAAGGCGGCGGGCGACGACAACAACCCCAACGCCGGTGACGGCGCGGGCGACTCCTTCGCGGACTACACCAAGACCTTCGGCGCGGCCGACAGCGTCGACGGTGTCGCCGACCGTTGGGACCAGCCCATCGCAGGTGCCTTCAACCAGTTCAAGGAACTGAAGGCGAAGTACCCGCACCTCAAGCTCAACATCTCACTCGGCGGCTGGACGTACTCCAAGTACTTCCACGACGCGGCCAAGACCGACGCCAGCCGCAAGAAGCTCGTGACGTCCTGCATCAACCAGTACATCAAGGGCGACCTGCCGGTCTCCGAAGGCTTCGGAGGCCCGGGCACCGCGGCCGGGATCTTCGACGGCATCGACATCGACTGGGAGTACCCCGGGACGAACACCGGCCACCTCGGCAACAACTACGGACCCGAGGACAAGGCCAACTTCACCCTGCTGCTCGCCGAGTTCCGCAAGCAGCTGGACGCACACGGCGCGGCGAACGGCGGCAAGAAGTACCTGCTGACCGCCGCCATGCCGGCCGGCCAGGACAAGATCAAGCACATCGAGACGGACAAGGTGGGCGCGTACCTCGACTACGCGAACATCATGACGTACGACATGCACGGCTCCTGGGCGGGCAACGGCCCGACGTACCACCAGTCGCCGCTGACCTCGCCGGCGTCCGACCCGACCGACCCGATCGCGCCGGGCACCCAGAAGTACTCGATCAAGAACACGGTCGACGCCTGGCTCGACGGCAACCCGGCGTACGGCATCGCGGGTGGCTTCCCGGCCAACAAGCTCACCCTCGGGTACGAGCTGTACTACCGCGGCTGGAAGGGTGTTCCCGCCGGTACCAAGAACGGCCTCGGCCAGACCGCGACCGGTGGTAGCGCTCCTCGTCCGCTGAGCCAGCAGGCGGGCATCGCGCAGTACAAGGAACTGGCCGGCATCGTCGACAACCCGGCGACGACCTTCTGGGACGCCGAGGCGCAGTCCGCGTACTTCTACAAGGACGGCGAGTTCTTCACCGGTCTCGACAAGCGGACCATCCAGGCCCGTGCCGACTACGGCCGCAGCCGCGGCCTCGGTGGCTCGATGCTCTACTCGCTCCTCGGTCTCGACACGAACACCACGCTCCTGAACGACATCGTCGCCGCGGTCGGGGCAACCCCCCACAGCCCCAACCCCGGCACCCCGTCCCCCTCGGCCCCGGTGACGAACAGCCCCTCGCCGGGCACCCCGTCCCCGTCGCTGCCGGGAGGTACCTGCTCGGTCGCCGCGTGGAGCGCGGGCAGCACGTACAACGCCGGCACGCTCGTCTCGCACAAGGGCCGGACCTGGAAGGCCGGTTGGTGGAACCAGGGCGAAGAGCCCGGCACCACCGGTGAGTGGGGCGTCTGGCGCGATCAGGGCGCCTGCTGA
- a CDS encoding LLM class flavin-dependent oxidoreductase, which yields MLRRTDPVGRPDDLTPGHPAEAPGDPVRAPARGTAPVPLSVLDLVTVGAGSTAAESLRTSVRLAQLAEASGYHRHWVAEHHSMPGVASSSPAVILAHLAAHTRRIRLGSGGVMLPNHAPLAIAEQFGTLEALAPGRVDLGLGRAPGTDGGTAAALRRGRAGERGSEGAEDFPQQLAELTRFLDDDFPDDHPYGRIHAVPGPVQGPAARPPIWLLGSSGFSARLAGVLGLPFAFAHHFSAQNTVPALDLYRESFRPSAVLSSPYALIGVSVLAADEEREARRQVLTGALSMLRLRTGNPGLIPTPDQAQGYAFTPLEREFTDGWLSNVVHGTPDAVRAGLDALQKRTGADELMLTANVHGGEQRLRSYELIASVYELAGQTSAEVVQD from the coding sequence ATGCTCAGGAGGACAGACCCCGTGGGACGACCTGACGATCTGACGCCGGGACACCCGGCAGAGGCTCCCGGTGACCCCGTTCGCGCCCCTGCGCGCGGCACCGCGCCCGTACCGCTCTCCGTGCTCGACCTGGTCACCGTGGGAGCGGGCAGCACCGCCGCCGAGTCGCTGCGGACCAGCGTGCGACTGGCCCAGCTCGCCGAAGCGAGCGGCTACCACCGCCACTGGGTGGCCGAGCACCACTCCATGCCCGGCGTCGCCTCCTCGTCTCCCGCGGTCATCCTGGCGCACCTCGCCGCACACACCCGTCGCATCAGGCTGGGTTCGGGCGGGGTCATGCTCCCCAACCACGCGCCGTTGGCGATCGCCGAACAGTTCGGCACCTTGGAGGCCCTGGCGCCCGGCCGGGTGGACCTCGGGCTCGGCCGTGCCCCGGGCACGGACGGCGGCACGGCCGCGGCGCTGCGCCGCGGCCGGGCGGGGGAGCGCGGCAGCGAGGGCGCCGAGGACTTCCCGCAGCAACTGGCCGAGTTGACCCGCTTCCTGGACGACGACTTCCCCGACGATCATCCCTACGGCCGCATCCACGCGGTTCCGGGGCCGGTGCAGGGGCCCGCGGCCCGCCCGCCGATCTGGCTGCTCGGCTCCTCGGGTTTCAGTGCCAGGTTGGCCGGGGTGCTCGGATTGCCGTTCGCCTTCGCCCATCACTTCTCGGCGCAGAACACGGTTCCGGCGCTGGACCTCTACCGCGAGTCGTTCCGTCCGTCCGCGGTGCTGTCCTCGCCGTACGCGCTGATCGGGGTCTCCGTGCTGGCGGCCGACGAGGAGCGGGAGGCGCGTCGACAGGTGCTGACGGGTGCGCTGTCGATGCTGCGGCTGCGGACCGGCAATCCCGGGCTGATACCCACCCCCGACCAGGCGCAGGGGTATGCGTTCACGCCGCTGGAGCGTGAGTTCACGGACGGCTGGCTGTCCAATGTCGTCCATGGCACGCCGGACGCGGTCCGGGCGGGCCTCGATGCCCTCCAGAAGCGCACCGGCGCCGACGAGTTGATGCTGACGGCCAACGTCCACGGCGGCGAGCAGCGGCTCCGTTCGTACGAACTGATCGCCTCCGTCTACGAGTTGGCTGGTCAGACGTCTGCGGAAGTGGTTCAGGACTGA
- a CDS encoding maleate cis-trans isomerase family protein, with the protein MTTVGLLIPGHSAEEDYPRLEVLLDSDIRMPVVHTGTAEPSEENIAELRLGGAESVLWASTRGSFGRGWEGAHQQIRDLARAGGLPASSTSLGFVNAVRKLGAARVAVAATYPQDDTDRFTEFLRAAGVEVAAAHAGGATAAEVAGWGEAEVLALARAGDDPRAEVVLLPDTALHTVAHLPELEEMLGKPVLTATQVTVWEGLRLADRRTWALKVGRLFAQDGRESDA; encoded by the coding sequence ATGACCACGGTCGGACTACTGATTCCCGGACATTCCGCCGAGGAGGACTACCCCCGGCTTGAGGTGCTGCTCGACAGCGACATCAGGATGCCGGTCGTCCACACCGGGACGGCAGAGCCGTCGGAGGAGAACATCGCGGAGCTACGGCTCGGGGGTGCCGAGTCCGTGCTGTGGGCGAGTACCAGGGGCAGCTTCGGCCGCGGCTGGGAGGGGGCCCACCAGCAGATCCGCGATCTGGCCAGGGCAGGGGGACTGCCCGCGTCGAGCACCTCCCTCGGCTTCGTCAACGCGGTGCGGAAGCTGGGCGCCGCCCGGGTCGCCGTCGCCGCCACCTATCCGCAGGACGACACGGACCGCTTCACCGAGTTCCTCCGGGCGGCGGGCGTCGAGGTGGCCGCCGCCCATGCGGGTGGTGCGACCGCCGCGGAGGTGGCGGGCTGGGGAGAGGCCGAGGTACTGGCCCTGGCCCGGGCGGGTGACGACCCCCGGGCGGAGGTGGTGCTGTTGCCGGACACCGCCCTGCACACGGTGGCGCATCTGCCCGAACTGGAGGAGATGCTGGGCAAGCCGGTGCTGACGGCGACCCAGGTGACGGTCTGGGAAGGGCTGCGGCTCGCAGATCGCAGGACCTGGGCATTGAAGGTGGGACGACTCTTCGCCCAGGACGGCCGGGAGTCGGATGCCTGA
- the ehuB gene encoding ectoine/hydroxyectoine ABC transporter substrate-binding protein EhuB, protein MAPRQERTRHSTSPPRGLARRSLLAGAVALGAAGAVGVTSGCSRVATADAGDGGRLLEQLRAKGSVRIGLAGEQPFSYIGKDGKMTGAAPAIAKRIFRELGVEDVQPFPTEFGSLITGLNSLQFDTVAAGMYINPARCEQVIFADPEYQMLDAFLVRKGNPKNLRTYQDIADSGASMATGVGYAQIEYAKAAGIKKVTTLPDQLAGLLAVEQGRVDVFIGTAVTVRNVVKETRSAKVEATEEVTPIMDGKPVIDVGGFAFRTPETALRDAFNRELHKLKRTGELLEIMRPFGFTKDQMTTITAKEKCKP, encoded by the coding sequence ATGGCTCCACGACAGGAGAGAACGAGACACAGCACGTCCCCGCCCCGAGGGCTCGCCAGGCGATCACTGCTCGCGGGGGCCGTGGCCCTCGGCGCTGCCGGTGCCGTCGGCGTGACCAGCGGATGCAGCCGGGTGGCGACCGCCGACGCGGGGGACGGCGGTCGGTTGCTGGAACAACTGCGCGCCAAGGGCTCCGTACGCATCGGACTCGCGGGCGAGCAGCCCTTCAGCTACATCGGCAAGGACGGCAAGATGACCGGCGCCGCGCCGGCCATCGCCAAACGCATCTTCCGCGAACTCGGTGTCGAGGACGTCCAGCCCTTCCCCACCGAGTTCGGTTCGCTGATCACCGGCTTGAACTCGCTCCAGTTCGACACGGTCGCCGCCGGCATGTACATCAATCCGGCCCGCTGTGAGCAGGTCATCTTCGCCGACCCCGAGTACCAGATGCTCGATGCCTTCCTCGTGCGGAAGGGCAATCCGAAGAACCTGCGGACGTACCAGGACATCGCCGATTCCGGGGCGTCCATGGCGACCGGTGTGGGCTATGCCCAGATCGAATACGCCAAAGCGGCCGGAATTAAAAAGGTCACCACCCTGCCGGACCAGTTGGCGGGTCTGCTCGCCGTGGAACAGGGACGGGTGGACGTCTTCATCGGCACCGCCGTGACCGTACGCAACGTTGTCAAGGAGACGCGGAGCGCCAAGGTGGAGGCGACCGAGGAGGTCACCCCGATCATGGACGGCAAGCCCGTGATCGACGTGGGCGGGTTCGCCTTCCGCACCCCGGAGACGGCGCTGCGCGACGCGTTCAACCGCGAACTGCACAAGCTCAAGCGAACCGGTGAACTGCTGGAGATCATGCGGCCCTTCGGATTCACGAAGGACCAGATGACCACCATCACCGCCAAGGAGAAGTGCAAGCCATGA
- the ehuC gene encoding ectoine/hydroxyectoine ABC transporter permease subunit EhuC produces MSEISPGLWELLLKGVWITVQLTVYSAALAAAVAFTIGLARAHRLWIVRFVAGTYFEIFRGTSALILMFWIFFVLPLGFGWQLVPMWAAVLSLGLTYGAYGSEVVRGAVAAVAQGQREAGIALSFTPAQQLRKVVLPQAWPEMIPPFNNLLVELLKGTALVSIMGVADIAFGASLVRNATGQSAPVYTVILLMYFVLAFVLTRGMRVLERRAKAGIGQKQPARAFPLRRRERVAVGGES; encoded by the coding sequence ATGAGCGAAATAAGCCCGGGTTTGTGGGAACTCCTCCTCAAGGGTGTGTGGATCACCGTCCAGCTGACCGTCTACAGCGCCGCGCTCGCCGCGGCCGTGGCCTTCACGATCGGTCTGGCCCGCGCCCACCGGTTGTGGATCGTGCGCTTCGTCGCCGGCACCTACTTCGAGATCTTCCGGGGCACCTCGGCCCTGATCCTGATGTTCTGGATCTTCTTCGTCCTGCCGTTGGGCTTCGGCTGGCAGCTGGTGCCCATGTGGGCCGCGGTGCTGTCGCTGGGGCTGACGTACGGGGCGTACGGCTCCGAGGTGGTGCGGGGTGCGGTGGCCGCCGTCGCCCAGGGCCAGCGGGAGGCCGGAATCGCGCTGAGCTTCACCCCGGCGCAGCAACTGCGCAAGGTGGTGCTGCCGCAGGCGTGGCCGGAGATGATTCCGCCCTTCAACAATCTGCTGGTCGAGTTGCTGAAGGGAACCGCGCTGGTCTCGATCATGGGGGTCGCCGACATCGCGTTCGGCGCCTCGCTGGTGCGCAACGCGACGGGCCAGAGCGCCCCCGTCTACACGGTGATCCTGCTCATGTACTTCGTGCTCGCCTTCGTCCTCACCCGCGGCATGCGGGTGCTGGAACGCCGGGCGAAGGCCGGTATCGGGCAGAAACAGCCCGCGCGTGCCTTCCCGCTACGTCGCCGGGAGCGGGTCGCGGTCGGAGGTGAGAGCTGA